One genomic segment of Lampris incognitus isolate fLamInc1 chromosome 2, fLamInc1.hap2, whole genome shotgun sequence includes these proteins:
- the LOC130131314 gene encoding odorant receptor 131-2-like has product MNVSSTNVTVVVNYRDSYTKAVTKNVIVVAIGISINFINASLIHTFRKHQVFNMNPRYILFIHLVVNDMIQLMLTVFLFILSYTMYTLHVSLCCTIVLITLFTTENTPLNLACMAVECYIAICLPLHCTQICTVKRTYLLIVLIWVTSMTSVLPDLFITLAIEPQEFFHSKVFCLRHNVFPSPHLTKKKNACYVVFLVIVWFILFYTYFRILFTAKAAKKDAKKARNTILLHGFQMLLCMTIYVGPMFTPVLKKWSPENYVDSLFACYIIIQILPRSISPIIYGLRDKKLRSYLRRYLTCKVTITIHPQTIFKRPL; this is encoded by the exons ATGAACGTGTCATCCACTAATGTAACTGTGGTTGTGAACTATCGGGACTCCTACACCAAAGCTGTGACCAAGAATGTAATCGTTGTGGCTATCGGCATCTCCATCAATTTCATCAATGCAAGCCTCATTCACACCTTCCGTAAACACCAG GTCTTCAACATGAACCCTCGCTATATCCTGTTCATCCACCTGGTGGTCAATGATATGATCCAGCTGATGCTAACAGTCTTCCTTTTCATCCTCAGTTACACCATGTACACACTCCATGTGTCCCTCTGTTGCACCATTGTCCTAATCACACTTTTCACCACCGAAAACACCCCATTGAATCTGGCTTGCATGGCAGTAGAGTGCTACATTGCCATCTGTCTCCCCCTCCACTGCACCCAGATCTGTACGGTCAAAAGAACATACCTGCTTATCGTTTTGATCTGGGTGACTTCCATGACCTCTGTACTGCCTGATCTCTTCATCACCCTGGCTATTGAACCCCAGGAGTTTTTTCACTCCAAGGTCTTCTGTCTACGGCACAATGTGTTTCCTAGTCCCCATCTCACCAAGAAGAAGAATGCCTGCTATGTCGTGTTTCTGGTCATAGTTTGGTTCATCCTATTCTATACATATTTCAGGATCCTATTCACTGCCAAGGCAGCTAAAAAGGATGCTAAAAAGGCCAGGAATACTATCCTTCTCCACGGATTTCAAATGCTGTTGTGTATGACTATATATGTAGGCCCCATGTTCACACCAGTTTTGAAGAAATGGTCACCAGAAAACTATGTGGACTCCCTCTTTGCTTGCTACATCATTATACAGATTCTACCAAGATCCATTAGTCCGATTATCTATGGCTTACGTGACAAGAAGCTCAGGAGTTATCTGAGGAGGTATCTGACATGTAAAGTAACCATAACCATTCATCCACAAACCATATTTAAGAGACCTTTATAA
- the LOC130131322 gene encoding odorant receptor 131-2-like, whose product MNMSSTNETVVVNYRDSYTIAVTKNVIVVAIGISINFISASLIHTFRKHQVFNMNPRYILFIHLVINDMIQLMLTVFLFIISYTLYTLHVSVCCIIILFTLFTTENTPLNLACMAVECYIAICLPLRCTQICTVKRTYLLIVLIWVTSMTSVLPDLFVTLAIEPREFFHSKVFCLRHNVFPSPHLTKKNNACYVVFLVIVWFILFYTYFRILFTARAANKDAKKARNTILLHGFQMLLCMTTYVGPMLKPALKKWSPENYVDSLFACYIIIHILPRSISPIIYGLRDKKLRSYLRRYLTCKVTITIHPQTIFKRPL is encoded by the exons ATGAACATGTCATCCACTAATGAAACTGTGGTTGTGAACTATCGGGACTCCTACACCATAGCTGTGACCAAGAATGTAATCGTCGTGGCTATCGGCATCTCCATCAATTTCATCAGTGCAAGCCTCATTCACACCTTCCGTAAACACCAG GTCTTCAACATGAACCCTCGCTATATCCTGTTCATCCACCTGGTGATCAACGATATGATCCAGCTGATGCTAACAGTCTTCCTTTTCATCATCAGTTACACCCTGTACACCCTCCATGTGTCCGTCTGTTGCATCATCATTCTCTTCACTCTTTTCACCACCGAAAACACCCCGTTGAATCTGGCTTGCATGGCAGTGGAGTGCTACATTgccatctgtctccctctccgcTGCACCCAGATCTGTACGGTCAAAAGAACGTACCTGCTTATTGTTTTGATCTGGGTGACTTCCATGACCTCTGTACTGCCTGATCTCTTCGTCACCCTGGCTATTGAACCTCGGGAGTTTTTTCACTCCAAGGTCTTCTGTCTACGGCACAATGTGTTTCCTAGTCCCCATCTCACCAAGAAGAACAATGCCTGCTATGTCGTGTTTCTGGTCATAGTTTGGTTCATCCTATTCTATACATATTTCAGGATCCTATTCACTGCCAGGGCAGCTAACAAGGATGCTAAAAAGGCCAGGAATACTATCCTTCTCCATGGATTTCAAATGCTGTTGTGTATGACTACATATGTAGGCCCCATGTTAAAACCAGCTTTGAAGAAATGGTCACCAGAAAATTATGTGGACTCCCTCTTTGCTTGCTACATCATTATACACATTCTACCAAGATCCATTAGTCCAATTATCTATGGCTTACGTGACAAGAAGCTCAGGAGTTATCTGAGGAGGTATCTGACATGTAAAGTAACCATAACCATTCATCCACAAACCATATTTAAGAGACCTTTATAA